One stretch of Streptomyces sp. NBC_00443 DNA includes these proteins:
- a CDS encoding SDR family oxidoreductase, whose translation MKFAVIGGTGLIGSQVVRNLNDAGHEAVPHSQSTGVDVITGQGLDEAVAGAEVVVNLTNSPTFDEASPAFFQTSMDNLLAAARKGGAGHFVILSIVGVDQVPELDYYRAKALQETVLAAGPIPYSIVRATQFMEFMDAVMSWTADGDTVRLPATPIQPIAAKDVARAVTDVAVGAPLNGIRNIGGPEVFTLDELGRTTLSHRGDSRTVVTDPTAGMFAVVKGDVLTDKEAHLAPTRYSDWLS comes from the coding sequence ATGAAGTTCGCGGTCATCGGCGGTACCGGCCTGATCGGGTCGCAGGTCGTCAGGAATCTGAACGACGCGGGGCACGAGGCGGTGCCGCACTCGCAGTCCACCGGCGTCGACGTCATCACCGGCCAGGGACTGGACGAGGCGGTGGCGGGGGCCGAGGTGGTCGTCAACCTGACGAACTCCCCGACCTTCGACGAGGCCTCCCCGGCCTTCTTCCAGACCTCGATGGACAACCTTCTGGCCGCGGCCCGAAAGGGCGGCGCCGGCCACTTCGTCATCCTCTCGATCGTCGGCGTGGACCAGGTGCCCGAGCTGGACTACTACCGGGCCAAGGCCCTCCAGGAGACCGTCCTCGCGGCCGGGCCGATCCCGTACTCGATCGTGCGGGCCACGCAGTTCATGGAGTTCATGGACGCCGTCATGTCCTGGACGGCCGACGGCGACACGGTCCGGCTGCCCGCCACGCCGATCCAGCCGATCGCCGCCAAGGACGTGGCGAGGGCAGTGACGGACGTTGCCGTGGGCGCCCCGCTGAACGGCATTCGCAACATCGGCGGCCCCGAGGTCTTCACCCTGGACGAACTGGGCCGTACGACTCTGTCCCACAGGGGAGACAGCCGTACGGTCGTCACCGATCCCACCGCCGGTATGTTCGCAGTCGTCAAGGGCGACGTCCTCACCGACAAGGAAGCCCACCTCGCCCCCACCCGCTACAGCGACTGGCTGTCCTGA
- a CDS encoding nitroreductase — MDVYEAVTSRRAVRGYTDRQVPKEVLARVLTAAAWTPSASNVQPWHAYVLTDAPLAELKKRAGERVVSGDPWDEPEYEQYPPDLKSPYRERRFAFGEQRYGGLGIPREDLEARQRAAAANWDCFGAPAALFCYLDRDMGSAQWSDVGMYLQTVMLLLRAEGLHSCAQMAWAKYRKTVAEVLAPPAELVLFCGMSIGFEDVTARDARTGRAPLEETVTFVPGC; from the coding sequence TTGGACGTCTACGAGGCGGTCACGAGCCGACGGGCCGTGCGCGGGTACACCGACCGGCAGGTCCCGAAGGAGGTGCTGGCCCGCGTGCTGACCGCCGCGGCCTGGACCCCGTCGGCGTCGAACGTCCAGCCGTGGCACGCCTATGTGCTGACCGACGCACCGCTGGCCGAGCTCAAGAAGCGCGCCGGCGAACGCGTGGTTTCGGGCGACCCCTGGGACGAGCCGGAGTACGAGCAGTACCCGCCCGACTTGAAGTCCCCTTACCGCGAACGCCGATTCGCCTTCGGCGAGCAGCGCTACGGCGGACTCGGCATCCCCCGCGAGGACCTGGAGGCGCGCCAGCGGGCCGCTGCCGCGAACTGGGACTGCTTCGGCGCGCCCGCCGCGTTGTTCTGCTACCTCGACCGTGACATGGGGTCGGCGCAGTGGTCCGACGTCGGCATGTATCTGCAGACCGTGATGCTGCTGCTGCGCGCCGAGGGGCTGCACAGCTGCGCGCAGATGGCGTGGGCGAAGTACCGCAAGACCGTCGCGGAGGTGCTGGCGCCGCCGGCTGAGCTCGTCCTCTTCTGCGGCATGTCGATCGGGTTCGAGGACGTCACCGCGCGGGATGCCCGCACGGGCCGGGCGCCGCTCGAGGAGACGGTCACGTTCGTCCCCGGCTGCTGA
- a CDS encoding MarR family winged helix-turn-helix transcriptional regulator, whose product MPADVPAVPAASRATDRPGDGSPFALGLLLRRAHWRAQTLMTEALRPLGIELRHFAVLIVLVDRGPTVQRDLAAATGTDKAGIMRVVDDLERKGLAVRKAVHGDRRVRAVEITPQGVELFDAAHVAAEPRAERLVAGLRPGEAEQLRDLLTRLAYPTDGEA is encoded by the coding sequence ATGCCCGCCGACGTTCCCGCTGTGCCTGCCGCCTCGCGTGCGACCGACCGCCCCGGTGACGGGTCGCCGTTCGCTCTCGGTCTGTTGCTGCGCCGGGCGCACTGGCGCGCGCAGACGCTGATGACGGAGGCGCTCCGGCCGCTCGGCATCGAGTTGCGGCATTTCGCCGTGCTGATCGTGCTGGTGGACCGCGGGCCCACGGTGCAGCGGGACCTGGCGGCGGCCACCGGGACGGACAAGGCCGGAATCATGCGAGTCGTGGACGACCTGGAACGCAAGGGGCTGGCCGTACGCAAGGCCGTGCACGGAGACCGGCGGGTGCGGGCGGTGGAGATCACGCCTCAGGGCGTCGAGCTCTTCGACGCGGCTCATGTGGCGGCGGAGCCGCGGGCCGAGCGCCTGGTCGCCGGACTGCGGCCGGGCGAGGCCGAGCAACTGAGGGATCTGCTGACCCGGCTCGCCTATCCGACGGACGGCGAGGCGTAG
- a CDS encoding FMN-dependent NADH-azoreductase translates to MATLLHIDSSVLPGEASSSRSVAAAFRTAWEEQHPEGAVVYRDLAADPVPHITATAWSAGYTAPSERTTEQSAAFAERVRLIEELEEADAVLIGAPMHNFSIPSTLKAWLDNVLLLGRTAGENPSAQGTPVTVIASRGGSYAPGTPREGFEFVQNYLEVVLKRTLALDLDFIVPELTMAPRNPAMSELVPLYEASRTRAFADAAAKAKEVAERVAV, encoded by the coding sequence ATGGCCACGCTGCTGCACATCGACTCGTCCGTGCTCCCCGGCGAGGCGTCCTCGTCCCGGTCGGTCGCGGCCGCCTTCCGTACGGCCTGGGAGGAGCAGCACCCGGAGGGGGCGGTGGTCTACCGCGACCTCGCCGCCGACCCCGTCCCGCACATCACGGCCACCGCCTGGTCCGCCGGCTACACCGCCCCGTCAGAGCGCACCACGGAGCAGTCCGCCGCGTTCGCCGAGCGGGTGCGGCTCATCGAGGAACTGGAGGAGGCGGACGCCGTACTGATCGGCGCCCCGATGCACAACTTCTCGATCCCGTCGACCCTCAAGGCCTGGCTGGACAACGTGCTCCTGCTCGGCCGCACCGCGGGCGAGAACCCCTCCGCCCAGGGCACCCCGGTCACCGTCATCGCCAGCCGCGGCGGCTCGTACGCGCCGGGCACCCCGCGCGAGGGCTTCGAGTTCGTGCAGAACTACCTGGAAGTTGTCCTGAAGCGCACGCTCGCCCTGGACCTCGACTTCATCGTCCCGGAACTCACCATGGCCCCCCGCAACCCGGCCATGTCCGAACTGGTCCCCCTCTACGAGGCCTCCCGCACGCGCGCCTTCGCGGACGCGGCCGCCAAGGCCAAGGAAGTCGCGGAGCGCGTGGCGGTGTGA